TTAACCCCTCACGCTTCAGTTGTGCTGTGACACGCCGATATCCATATCGCTCATGCTCTACAATTATCTTCTCTATCCTGTCCCTTAAGTCAGCATCTTCTTCTTGCTTGCGGAAGTCATTACCTTCTTTGTAGTAATAACTGCTCCGTGCCATGTTCAGCATTTCGCACCCCCGTTTAACCCCTCCAAATTCCTGCCAGTGACCGGCAATGAATTCTCTCTTCTCTTTCGTAGTGTATGTTCCATGGCTTTTTTTAATAACTCATTGTCCATGGTCAACCTGCCGACCATCTGCTCCAGCTCCCTTATCTTTGCCTCAAGGGATTTAACATTCGCTGACTTGCCTTCCACAAGCCTACCCTCGCTATATCGTTTTTTCCAATAACCTATTAGCCCTGTGGAGATTTCATAACGCCTGCTCAATTGTCCCATTGTCGCTGACCCGCTCAGCAGTTCTTCTATTACTTGCCTCTTGAATGCTGTACTGTGTGTCCTTCTTGCTCTCATTACGAGTTCCTTTCTGCCTTAAGCGCCTTCCAAAGGAAAATCGTTCCACAGAATGCCCCAGAATCGATTATCTCAGGACAACCTATATCTGGGTACCTCCCTAAAAACCACTATTTCTCCCCTGAACGCTCTTTATGGCTTTTTTCAACTCGTCAGTATTCTAACCTTTTTTAGCTCCGTGTCCAAGTGTAGGGGGTCAGTCCAACACCCGCTAAGTACAGCCACCCTTCATCTGTTGGAATGTAGGTGATATCAGATGTCCATACCGTATCGAAAGACTGCTGCCCTTCCTTTATAAGCAGATTCTCGGCAACCGGATAGGTATGTCTT
The Nitrospirota bacterium genome window above contains:
- a CDS encoding transposase; translated protein: MRARRTHSTAFKRQVIEELLSGSATMGQLSRRYEISTGLIGYWKKRYSEGRLVEGKSANVKSLEAKIRELEQMVGRLTMDNELLKKAMEHTLRKRRENSLPVTGRNLEGLNGGAKC